One Primulina eburnea isolate SZY01 chromosome 4, ASM2296580v1, whole genome shotgun sequence genomic window, acctttatcttctcgctccgaagaagaagaagtcccgactctatctcggtccattctcaatctgataatgacaattgaataggtataatatcaatacacaactcaattcaatacccgttctgattaatactcaaatcaaaacacatactttgatcaatgtcaattgacatacaatctaatccatattgacgatatcacgatataatcgaaatcactactgaatctgatcaatatcaattaactgatgtttcgacggtataacaatacagtctcgataaccccgtcaattcaaacatcacagatataataccagaattcgtaatcagtatcgataccagtcataatctcaataacaatacataactgatataaaatctcagtcaaatcgactccaaaaatcataacaattacataatcaatttgttcttcaatctgacttcaattctatgatgtctaacatgacaagaacatcatatatgaatctcattcaattctgacaatagtctaatttcaaaacgtagcaaaacttacgtccagttatagcctacgttgataggaactcggtactgtactccgattcaaaatctgacggacggattgaaataaaaaggcgtaaggatttccgtGAATCTTCCTCGGCCCTTTCTTCAATTCTTTAAAAATGTCTAAAGCtgatatgtgtgtatatatatatatatatatatatatatatatacacctcgTGCATGATAGAAACGTGGCTTATTGTcgttctgcatgactcgcgctcgggcgattaaaatataccgctcgagcgtgGAGCCTTCTGTCCGAGACCACGCGTATTATctattggcgctcgagcggtaattctttaccgctcgggcgccatacattcTGCCCAAATTCTACaattatggtgcattggcgctcgggcggttcttttctaccgctcgggcgccagatgttctgtccaacatcttAGCTTATAATAtaccgacgcccggcttcacCTCTCATGTCTTATTTGGTTCCTGTGATATTTGCTAATCACACTTCtgacaattaatcaacgtctgactacagtaattaaatctcgggcattacaaaagtTCTACaggtgatccaaataaaattaaaaatatatttgttatttttaagtttttttttaaaaaaaaaaactgtggTTTCGTTGTTTTTTCCTCGGAAAATTTCGTTATAGTTGATGTATTACAAGAACATATAATTTGATTTTTGGTACTCAAAATTCACAACTTAATATTTTTGTTTACTATTGAATGATCCAAATATTCTTAATAGGAACATTTAATCTTGTTTCATTGCTTTTACATTACTATGTGTACGTTTTTatcatttatgatattttttatataattttttattaatcaatttttcacataaaaattattgtttatatttgattttagctTACTCTGACTATGAAATCTTGGTTTCGCCCGTGTTAAACACATCATGCAGAAGTGAAAGTTGGAAAACGAAATATTCGTATAAATATTACAGGTGCCAAATAAAAGCAAGACTGAAATGCCAGAAAAAAAAGGATTAAATACATCTCGTATTCAACTAACAAACTAATTCAATTGCAtgttacaaaataaaatatcaattcaTCGATGTAATTCCCATTCGGAAAATTTATAGTGACTGCTCGTCGTCTTCTAATGCATTGTAAATCATCCTACACATTGAGGATATTATGATAAATTCAATAATCTCAACAAGGCTCGAGAGAGATCAAAACCGACTTTTAACGATGATTAGAGATGCTGCACCATTTTACTTACCAGAACAGACACATGAAGAGAAGAAGTATTATGTAACCAAGCTTGAAAAGCCGTTGCTTCTTTTCCCAACCTAGCAGGTTAAAGATTTCGGTTACATCTACTAGATGCTGCCTTCGAAGATACCTGaaacaataaaataacaactcaAAAAGAGTGGCCCAATCCATCATTTGATGAACTATGTTAAACCTTAAAGGGTCAGTCAATCTTATAATATAAACTCTGTTAAACAAAAAACAAACTATCTTTGACGATGGAGAAGTTGCTAGTTCAAAGTTCTGAAGATTGGtacaattctacaatatctGTTTTATTAGAAGTGATCATAATGACCGTCTGGCAAGCACAAAAGTCAAACCATATTGTTTATCACTGCCTGAGGTCATTGACATTAACTTTCACTTTCATAACATGAATCTTTATCTCTTTTGAGTAGACTATGGACTAAAATGATTCAAGAGGGTTGTCGGGGAGGGGGGTGGGGTGGTCTAAAAGGGAAGAAAGACCAAAATTCAAGCAAAGGCCAGGTGATCTTACAATCGCACATTGTAGTAGAGGTATGGAAGACAGAGAAATGACATAACCCAATGTCCTGTTATGAGAAAGAGGGCACATAAAACTCCTTGTGTGATGAATTCTGGTAAAACCACTGAGTTTATTCGAGAAGCAGAGTCGTATGGATTGATATAATCAAACTCTAGATCGGCCAAGCACATGAGCTGAATAGAGATAAAAAAAAAGGTAAGATAGCATATACAAATACATTTCACCTAAAAACTGAATCAATTGAATAAGTTCCATCAGCAGGTTGCTACCACAACCAAGCAAATACAGCAGGGGACTGAAGCATGAATTGAAGCATTTGCATAATAACATTCAGTTGTAAAAGATCAAACTCCGGGTTCTCTCCCCCTCATCATAAGCTCAAGCAGTAAAAAAACCTCGGAAACTTTACAGAGAACACAAATCCAGTAAAGTTACCGGTTTCCATTTCTTGTACAATTCGAATTGAAGTAAAAAAATGATCACTAAACATTATTATAGACCGCAGTTCTGTATGCCACTCTTCAGATAAGGTGACCATCAAAATTTGCTTCTACTCTCATGATTATAGATTGGCATTTGAAGCGAACAAACCTTTAAGTGCAGCCTTAAAGAAGTTGGCCTAGAACTTAAAGTACATACATGTTTCATGCAAGAAAAAACCCCACGACGCCATGGAATTATTTAATAACTGCATGGCAGCATGACCGATATTCAATCAAGATAAAACCTTTCATAGATTAACAACTGGAAATTTTACTTCAAACCATTGAACCACACACATTAGTCAATATTAATAAACTAATTCACAAATAGTTAAGAGGAAAAATCCAAGGAACCAGATATTCCAACAAAATCCCTATTGGCAATTCAGCCAAATCAACATGTCATCTTCCAAATGGCATAAAAAAGACAACAGGTTAAAAAAACACCCAAGCACAAGTTCAGCATCAAAAATCAATTGTTTTACcagaaaaaaacaaacaaacctAGAATATCAGGAATTAACAATAACAATAGGTAACTGAGCGAAAAAAATCCTTCCAAAATGTATTCATAAAccgaaataaaaataaaattattacttCATCCCAGAAATCGAAAAAAAAGCGCAGTACACTCACAATTACACCGCCAGAAAACCAATTGATAGGCTTAAATCCACAATCACATCAGGAGAAAACTTTCTGATGATGATTCATCACATCAACCCAACCCAACCCATTAAAGCCATTTAGaacacaaaaaacaaaaaaaaagataaaattttggatAAAGAGACCTGGAAAACGAGCATAACGAGTAGAGCAATAACTATGAAGAAGAACAAAAGCCATGCCCACACATCCCCCATATCCTCTACGTCTTCCTTGTTCAATTTTCCGGAATGCAAGCGCGGGATTGAAGGAGATGGGTAAATCTAGCGCCAGGTGCATAGAGTGCCCTGGTGCTTTACTCGAAAGAAAGGAATAGGTGTTGATCTGGACTTCCAATTACTTTACCCTAAACGGAGGGGACACAACACAAGAAATAGGAGCGAGCACAATTCGGAATTTCGAGAGACCCCAGTATTTTTTTTACAGTTTGAAGTAGATATgtgtaggtcttttgtgagatcgTTAACACGatgatatttaaatataaaatataatatattttttaaataagatCGGGTTGAGatttatctcataaaattaacctATACTAAGATCTTTCTGTGAGTAAATATAGGTCCCCCAAATTTAAATATGAAAGAGATAAAATGGGTTAAGAATAAAATATCccaattcatttttttaaacaaaaaaacagAATTTTATTCAATCTTTTCAGCATAAAATCATTGGATCAATATTTGCTAAAAAATTATGAGAATTGTCCGTTGTTATTTTTCAAATCATGTTAGTCAAATAAATCACAATATGCAACAAACTTGTTCGAAAAGATTTACTGATATTTTATCTATTTGTCTTTGTGTGGGCTAGGAGATAATTAAATCATCCCATCAAAAAACAATTATTTGTATTTAGACCTTTTAAAATATAAGCGATGCAACTCAAATTCTATTTCTGCATTTAACGGTACAATTTCTGGGacgaatattattattattattattattattattattattattattattattattatacatttaaatgaATATGATACTTTTTCCCTGAAGTTATACAGTTTATTGATtaaagtttttaaaattaattatttatgatcTGGCGATAAAgtattgagtaggtctcttgtgagacgatctcacgaatcttttggggtgtattcaatgtaggaaatttattgacttttaattatttttgtagattttaaaagttTGGATGTATTCAATTAAGATTTTTATATACTTCATAGAAGTTTagtggtattcaaaatagacttgCATAgagttttaaatataaaattgtattcaacattgacttttaaaaactctataaaactctataggtattcaaattttcaatagacttttaataacttcATGAAATTCAatacaaacattaaagcttAAGGTACAATTATAAATTGTCAAAAACTGTATTTGGTTCAACCCAAAGATTTTgatggatttttaaaatttctaacTCATACACAAgctatttctttctttcttcgtCGCTTCACATCACCTCTCTTCTtatcttctctcctctcatctatCTCTAtcattctctcaaatttttgaagtgtatctctatatatattttcatcttttcttttcaaatttttcattttttggctgattgttcatttaataattttttattttaatatcatatgaaattttgaattataaaattgattttatgacttttaattcattttttatacaaattaatataatattcaataataataaaaaatgatcGAAAAAATATAgcttaattcttaataattgaatagtcTCGCAACAaccatgatttttaaaattctttttagcattttcaattaatatataagctatgatatttttatacaaaattatattcacacaatGCTAAAAATATTCTTTTAACATGTATATTATCAATTCAAAAACAAGATTACAGAGTAATCAATTgatgcatttttaaaaaattacaaaaatgcatacaaacccacatatatacacatgtaggaattaaatgatttaatttttaaataaatatatttatttattaataccAATATTGAAAAACTATTTCAaactgaatatgttatatatgtcaattaattattcgttcaaataaattaataaaatataatatgttataattaagtataaagtttataaaattttataataaaatatttcacaaaagtctatagaaatcttgcaaaaaagttTACATGAATCCATATAAATCTGTGAGAATCCACCAAAGTTaataaaaatctatcaaattcataaaagtctattatttaaaaaattcatcaaactctgaattgaatataCCCCACTtcatatgtgagacgagtcaatcataccgatattcacaataaaaagtaattatcatagcataaaaagtaatttttttcattgatgacctaaataagatatctgtctcagaaaatacgacatgtgataccgtctcacacaaatttttgcctaaagAATTTTCATAAATTCGGCTTAAtttaatggcaaaaacttgtatgagacggtttcacgagtcgtattttgtgaggcaGATCTCTTATTtcggtcatccatgaaaaaatattactttttatgctaagagtattactttttattgtgaatattgatggAGTTaacacgtctcacagataaaagaTTCGTAAGATTTTAAAAATTCCGAGTTAATTATGGTACCTGGAGAATATCtaattagaaaatattttttttaccctTTTGCTGGGAATGTTGTTAATTCTAATAACCTAGAATGAATTGTGGTAAGAATGAATTGTTATTATATTATTTGGAATTTTTCATTtacaaataaaattatattgagtAATTCTTTATTGTTTCATGATCAATCTATGGTCCTATTAAATatctttgaataaaaaattaaattatgctACTATGTTATCATGGAGATGATCGATATATATGAAACTAaactaataaaaaataataatttaatttatataaataaataaatatataaactgTACAAAGAGCCGACCACTATGTGAAAAATCGCTTTTTACTTCGCGTATTATATGAAGTAATAAGGTAGTTAATTGCCGAAGTATATggacgtgaagtaatagatgtACCTTTTACTTCATATAATAACCGAAGTTGTATGATTGAAATTACTGAAGTCTTTAGCTGATCTTAGAGAGGGACGGTTTGttaaaaatagcgacggtttataaataGCCGTCGCTcaatttagcgacggaattaatgttaaaaactgtcgctatatagcgacggtattcataaatcaaccgtcgctatatagcgacggtttttaacatgaattccgtcgctaataagttaggtaaaataaaaaaaaatttaataatttaataaatctgtgttatgaattggtacaatcgtgtaagagataaaaaatttaagtattgtgaagtggtaaaattgtgtaagaaataaaaattttacgTGTTGTGAAGTtaaaaaatcgtgtaagtgagaaaaaattTAATAGTTGTGAAGTGAAGTTGAAGAAATGGGAGAGAATTTGcgtgtatttatagagagtggtggaagaaaatggagggaAGAATGAGCGGGAgtgaattttttgaaaagtGCGACGGTTTGATAttaaccgtcgcaaaatttaacatcggcgacggtttactcTTTcctgtcgctaattttagcgacggtgtaaTTTAAACCGTTGCTAAATATAGCAACGGTTTTACGAAAACAGTCGCTAGTTTAAAACATGTGACGGTTTTTCTTTAGCCGTCGCTAACTTTAGCGACGGTGTAAACTAAACCGTCGTCGATTTATAATTTAGCGACAAGTTTTTattcaaccgtcgctaaaattcgatattaattaattaaacttatCGGTTCATCTTTTTACTTCGGTATCAAatgttttcattattttttacttcatcaaaattgatatgcgaagtaaaatataaaaaaaaatacagtgaAGCCCGTGcttttaaacatccgaagtaaaatatattattttacttcgtttgtgttattactgaagttattggtaatgtattacttcgtaatttattattgccgAAGTAACGCCTGGCGAAGTAAAATCCGATTTTTGTACTAGTGGACGATAACATAGAAGCATCATCAAATTTGACTCTCAATAATTTTGATTGTTTAAACGTTGTAGCTGGTGTAGGTGCGTGGGAGGTGACCTgacacaatatatttcaattATTGGGGGCTTTATTAATTGTATCTGGTCGATATAATAATCGAAACACGGTGTTTGAGCGATTTTAGATATTATAATTGAATTATTACTGCcaactataacttttggtaaaacgatcATATAATTCACATCATTTTTTGTTCTTTGTTTTGATAtaagaaatgaaaaaaaaaattatccgaCATCAAATGATCATTGGATTGTTGAAGTTGAAATGCTATCTATTTGTTTATTATGAAAAGAGCATTTTAAATCTGGCCTcgttgaataaaaaaaatattttaaattgattttaCGCATTTATTTCCCTATTTTTAGATGTTTAAACAACTTCAAATTTTATTAAGCAATAGAGCAGAGTGATGTGTTTCGAGTTCCAATTGACCTATTATTATATAAtgtgaaaatattttatatggtaGCAGTTTTATCTCAATGTTTTGGgcaaataattaaacacaaaaactTTTATGAGATtatgaatctcttatttgaccgaactattaaaaaaaattattttttatataaaaaattaatcaaatcGACTCGTTTCACATATATAAAAATGTGATAAAGATATATAGCGAGCTATCCGATGACCTAAAATACAGCATGTGACAGCAATTATTTTATCTTGGCTTGTTTTGTCGACTATGCGTGAATCCGTGTCGACTTTAtgatttggcaaaaacttgtgtgagacggtctcacgggtcatatttgtgagacagatctcttttttgggtcatccatgaaaaaatattactttttatgctaaggctgcgtttggtttGAAGGAtatgataaactaatgattagtatgtaaatgataaagaaaatgattgtggtttgattgtaatatatggtgtaaaataatattgtgtttggtaagatttttaagtgtaggataattttgaattttttgatgaaaagacaaaATTGTCCTTCCCCTTCTCGGcgacggcggcggcggcggctggCCGGCCGAAAATGGTCGGCCGGAAACAGCCAGCGGGGGGGCGGGGGGCGGCCGGAAATTTCTGCCGGCGGTCGGCCGGGTGGCGGCCGGAAATTTCTGTCGGCGGTCGGCCGGCACCGGCCGGAAAGGGGCGGCGGCCGGAATTTCTACCGGTGGTCGGCCGGCGGTCGGCCGGCGCCGGTCGTGGCGGCGGCGGCGGTTggtggcgggaagtggtggtgagtttgaatttaggagaagggtaaaattagaAAATTAGGATGGATTAAGAgtaggataaataatcctagggggtgaggaggtattattttaacctacctaatataacctaatcatttataggagggattgacttggttaaataatcaccCGTACCAAACGCCGGATAAAGTGAGATAAAATAATCTATCCCACTTTATCATTCAAACCAAACGGACCCTAAGagtatttgtggggacccggacgctgatcatcttcttaattttctttgggatttaattatcagttctgataaacagggtctaaaatttttttttttaaaatgtaaatgcggaaggtaatggaatctaaataatatacatctcagtataaaatacatttccgtataaaagtacaataatgtgcaatctaagtctaaggttcggttactaagttcaagtaataaaccaaatctacagtaagtccggaatcgccacactaactcttcttctctcctcatcctcttgaccccgatccagccccacctgttgtcatgcacacatacaaaacaagacaacagccggataactccggtgagaataaatcccagtataaaacatggtaaacatgtatagaTGTTgtgtgttttcactaccgcaagtatacggtgtcaagttttagtactggttagagtacggatatcgatcccacgaggagtaattattcaaagttgtatattaattaccataattgacatagctcaactttatttagacaaatcGAATGGTTGGTttaaaatcaattcaaataaaataacgaatcatgtaattctagcacacagTCGAATTTCAATGAgtaaataaatctagagatatgatttcgtcgagtctcccctatgctaaattaaccAGGACTAACATTAAATTAACTTGCACCATAtttattaaccaagaactcacaatattttctattccctctgtcgagtgctaaatagaaatgtattacctattaccgattttaatatgtgTATTCAAAATCATGCAACAGTTATAAATGCACACAAGGTTCTAT contains:
- the LOC140828856 gene encoding protein cornichon homolog 4-like, with product MGDVWAWLLFFFIVIALLVMLVFQLMCLADLEFDYINPYDSASRINSVVLPEFITQGVLCALFLITGHWVMSFLCLPYLYYNVRLYLRRQHLVDVTEIFNLLGWEKKQRLFKLGYIILLLFMCLFWMIYNALEDDEQSL